One Mercenaria mercenaria strain notata chromosome 12, MADL_Memer_1, whole genome shotgun sequence DNA segment encodes these proteins:
- the LOC128545835 gene encoding uncharacterized protein LOC128545835, producing MRSYFHVLWILCLMQLICTCQARKHLKKARDKIQKSHAEEDKLSARVSLSLNDVVHKICLPSGSNILVYRYQNDSHIFIGFDDVKQDRVYSMSWKINEGNPEALTSNSRNRFKALPASQVRKHVKTEHLLAAADENLQNKFRERITTCSQSRITTRACVIQSFAVLARKMKEVSFGETCNT from the exons ATGAGaagttattttcatgttttatggaTTTTATGTCTGATGCAACTGATATGCACGTGCCAGGCAAGGAAACATCTCAAAAAAGCACGagacaaaatacaaaaatcacATGCAGAAGAAGATAAACTATCAGCACGTGTTTCCCTGTCTTTAAATGATGTAGTGCACAAAATATGTCTGCCTTCCGGATCTAACATATTGGTTTACAGATATCAAAATGACTCTCATATATTCATAGGATTTGATGACGTAAAACAGGATAGAGTCTATTCAATGTCATGGAAAATTAACGAAGGTAATCCAG AAGCGTTAACTAGCAATAGCCGGAATAGGTTCAAGGCGCTTCCTGCATCCCAGGTCCGGAAACACGTGAAAACTGAGCATTTACTGGCGGCAGCTGATGAAA ACTTGCAGAACAAATTCCGTGAGCGTATTACCACTTGCAGTCAGTCAAGGATTACCACAAGGGCATGCGTAATACAGTCGTTTGCTGTTCTGGCAAGGAAAATGAAGGAAGTTTCTTTTGGAGAGACCTGTAATACATAA
- the LOC123533120 gene encoding uncharacterized protein LOC123533120, which yields MEKESTGCFAWIVSLKQSCNERWARFRNRLRRRFYARRGQTVDPSTIVNETGTRDMVITKTPYKKNKVLPEVLATPRANEECPMDAESAQATGIHENFEKLVGDYVSRIISNAADTLLTERQASLGNKNVILENTADDISLSPSIISQIADTAVSESLSNILESNLNQSAIHNTIKEFMVQKSLELLAEKLVTVNLLSGYKVSLFLLSCSHLQTKGNKNTNSSRNLLFTECGSYSNSDR from the exons ATGGAGAAGGAAAGTACCGGTTGTTTTGCGTGGATTGTGAGTTTAAAGCAATCATGCAATGAACGG TGGGCAAGATTCAGAAATCGGCTCCGCAGACGATTTTATGCTCGTAGAGGTCAAACCGTAGACCCATCAACAATTGTAAACGAGACTGGTACCAGGGACATGGTTATTACTAAAACTCCTTACAAGAAAAACAAAGTACTACCGGAAGTCTTGGCTACTCCAAGAGCAAACGAAG AATGTCCAATGGATGCTGAAAGTGCACAAGCTACAGGAATTCATGAGAACTTTGAAAAACTAG TCGGAGATTACGTGTCTCGTATCATATCAAATGCTGCAGACACCTTGTTGACGGAGAGACAAGCGTCGCTAGGCAACAAAAATGTCATCCTGGAAAATACTGCAGACGACATTTCTTTGTCTCCAAGCATCATCAGCC AAATCGCTGACACTGCAGTATCTGAAAGCCTTTCGAACATTCTGGAATCAAACTTGAACCAGTCCGCCATTCACAACACTATCAAAGAATTTATGG TGCAGAAGTCTTTGGAGCTGTTAGCGGAGAAGTTGGTCACGGTCAATCTTCTGTCAGGTTATAAggtaagtttatttttattatcatgttcaCATTTACAAACAAAAGGAAACAAGAACACTAACTCAAGTCGCAATTTACTTTTTACTGAATGTGGTTCGTACTCAAACTCTGATCGATAA